The proteins below are encoded in one region of Mangifera indica cultivar Alphonso chromosome 7, CATAS_Mindica_2.1, whole genome shotgun sequence:
- the LOC123220148 gene encoding ras-related protein RABA5c-like, which yields MTHDGGGEDYLFKIVIIGDSAVGKSNLLSRYARNEFNPNSKATIGVEFQTQCLQIDGKEVKAQLWDTAGQERFRAVTSAYYRGAFGALLVYDISRRSTFQSVSRWLDELNTHSDTTVARMLVGNKCDLESIREVSVEEGKSLAEAEGLFFIETSALDSTNVETAFEIVIREIYNNVSRKVLDSDSYKADLSINRVSLVNNNGLKQTQSKYSCCV from the exons ATGACGCACGACGGAGGAGGAGAAGACTACCTTTTCAAGATTGTAATAATCGGAGACTCAGCCGTTGGCAAATCCAATTTACTCTCCAGATACGCGCGCAATGAATTCAATCCTAATTCAAAAGCCACCATTGGCGTCGAGTTTCAGACGCAGTGCCTGCAAATTGACGGCAAAGAAGTGAAGGCTCAGCTCTGGGATACAGCTGGACAAGAACGGTTTCGTGCTGTTACTTCTGCGTATTATAGAGGAGCTTTTGGCGCTCTTCTTGTTTACGATATTAGTCGCCGCTCTACTTTTCAGAGTGTGTCCAGGTGGCTCGATGAACTCAACA CTCATTCGGATACAACCGTGGCAAGGATGTTGGTTGGAAACAAATGTGATCTGGAGAGCATCAGGGAAGTGAGTGTGGAAGAAGGCAAGAGTCTTGCAGAAGCAGAGGGATTGTTCTTTATCGAGACATCTGCTCTCGATTCTACTAACGTTGAAACAGCTTTCGAGATTGTGATTCGAGAGATCTATAACAATGTAAGCAGGAAAGTGCTGGATTCAGATTCCTACAAAGCTGATTTGAGCATCAACAGGGTAAGCCTTGTGAATAATAATGGTTTAAAGCAAACTCAGAGCAAATACTCATGTTGTGTTTAG